In Synechocystis sp. PCC 6714, the following are encoded in one genomic region:
- a CDS encoding RNA chaperone Hfq — protein sequence MSKFDSGLPSVRQVQNLIKDQTPVDVKLLTGDSLRGVVRWQDTDALGLVDDSERSTIVRLAAIAYIAPRH from the coding sequence ATGAGTAAATTTGATAGCGGATTACCCAGTGTCCGCCAGGTACAAAATTTGATCAAAGATCAAACGCCGGTGGACGTTAAACTGCTGACCGGGGACTCCCTTAGGGGCGTGGTGCGTTGGCAGGACACCGATGCCTTGGGGTTAGTGGATGACTCCGAGCGTTCCACCATTGTGCGTTTAGCGGCGATCGCCTACATTGCCCCCCGCCATTAA
- a CDS encoding late competence development ComFB family protein, with protein MNIQEIVAKALRDGYLTPTMEAEVGRLCESGVDLEQGEYDALDRLMAALLAGEVVAMPHKQFINVMEEMVLTEVVAQISKYQKTAEKQPDIADIAAYALNRLPPLYATSEEGAEYQRQRASEELEFLIQQQVKEGLGRYFDRPKIADRKPLEPLVKQDLISQMALLLEALAQD; from the coding sequence ATGAATATCCAAGAAATTGTCGCTAAAGCACTCCGGGATGGGTATCTAACCCCCACTATGGAAGCAGAAGTGGGTCGCCTTTGTGAAAGTGGAGTGGACTTGGAGCAAGGGGAGTATGATGCCCTTGATCGCCTAATGGCCGCCCTATTGGCTGGGGAAGTGGTGGCCATGCCCCACAAACAGTTTATTAACGTTATGGAAGAAATGGTGCTCACGGAGGTGGTGGCCCAGATATCCAAATACCAAAAAACGGCCGAAAAACAGCCGGATATTGCCGATATTGCCGCCTATGCCCTTAACCGCCTGCCTCCCCTCTATGCCACCTCCGAAGAAGGGGCTGAATATCAACGGCAACGGGCCTCCGAGGAATTAGAATTTCTCATTCAACAGCAGGTTAAAGAAGGTTTGGGTAGATATTTCGACCGTCCCAAAATCGCTGACCGGAAGCCCCTGGAACCATTAGTGAAACAAGATCTGATCAGTCAAATGGCTTTGTTATTGGAAGCCCTAGCCCAGGATTGA
- a CDS encoding M48 family metallopeptidase, with protein sequence MGFRHSQRFLSWILTVVLAATVTVAIASPVRAQSWMNLLLQGLQVIQLSNLSDQQEVRLGQQINQQLYQQRQFRPHGDRQLQNYVDEIGQRLARASSRPNIPYTFQVVDDRQINAFATMGGFVYVNTGLIAAAENEAELASVIAHEIAHIAERHAVTRMRDVGLSQGLISAAGMRENNIVQMAMQLGFNLPMSREDELQADAMGLRNLVRAGYAPVGMVSFMEKLQRQRGAAPEFLSSHPLTQNRINSLQRAIPPQYLYQGDGLDPQAYSQRIGRQSSVPTLR encoded by the coding sequence ATGGGTTTTCGTCACTCTCAACGCTTTTTAAGTTGGATTTTAACCGTTGTTCTCGCCGCTACTGTCACCGTCGCCATTGCTTCGCCGGTGCGGGCTCAATCCTGGATGAATTTACTGCTCCAGGGACTACAGGTAATTCAATTGTCCAATCTTTCCGACCAACAGGAAGTACGGTTAGGGCAACAAATTAATCAGCAACTTTACCAACAGAGGCAATTCCGTCCCCATGGCGATCGCCAACTGCAAAATTATGTCGACGAAATTGGCCAACGATTAGCTCGGGCCAGTAGCCGCCCCAATATTCCCTACACCTTTCAAGTGGTAGACGATCGCCAAATTAACGCCTTTGCCACCATGGGGGGGTTTGTCTATGTTAATACTGGCTTGATTGCCGCCGCCGAAAATGAAGCGGAGCTAGCCAGTGTCATCGCCCATGAAATTGCCCACATCGCCGAACGCCATGCAGTGACTCGAATGCGGGATGTAGGCTTATCCCAGGGATTAATTTCTGCCGCTGGTATGCGGGAAAATAACATTGTCCAGATGGCTATGCAACTGGGCTTTAACCTACCTATGAGCCGAGAAGATGAACTCCAGGCCGATGCCATGGGACTAAGGAACCTAGTGCGGGCGGGCTATGCTCCAGTGGGTATGGTTAGCTTCATGGAAAAACTCCAACGGCAAAGGGGAGCCGCTCCAGAATTCCTCAGCAGTCATCCCCTAACCCAAAACCGCATTAATTCTTTGCAAAGGGCCATTCCGCCCCAGTACCTATACCAAGGAGATGGATTAGATCCCCAAGCCTACAGCCAGCGCATTGGCCGTCAATCTTCGGTTCCAACCCTCCGTTAG
- a CDS encoding ATP-binding protein: MGQQSDLTESNLRISSLDPLHPPVISQLTAIAKRIRRNSLHLPTIWQEAVNSIGSTLGVSRCLLLTRDAQSRHLQIEAEFCQPTVPAFTNLIVPEDSEIWQQLFEQHQPLALYDIQFQGEDLAGLWVFPTLYQDQPNGYLCLQQLGPAPGPWHSETEALLQELAEQTGTAIAHAILYQELKQATKAAEEASRLKSEFLASTTHELRTPLNGIIGFLRLILDDMADSEAEKHEFIEEAYQSALLLLNLINDILDLAKIEAGRVGIELEVVDFSEVLQATENFALPQAQNKGLSFSLTAPSQGPLLVYGNQRWLLQVMLNIVGNALKFTHEGGITVTVEVVPRTILWEGIEKPGLLKVSVGDTGIGVSLEQQSKLFKKFVQIDGSHSKAYGGTGLGLVISQKLVENMGGKVAFFSMGEGLGSTVTFTILLEQLP, translated from the coding sequence ATGGGACAGCAGAGCGATTTGACGGAATCCAACCTACGAATTTCCTCTTTGGATCCCCTGCATCCCCCTGTTATTTCTCAGTTGACGGCGATCGCCAAAAGAATTCGTCGCAACAGCCTGCATCTTCCCACCATTTGGCAAGAGGCGGTGAATAGCATTGGTTCCACCCTGGGGGTGAGCCGCTGTCTATTGTTGACCAGGGATGCCCAGAGTCGTCATCTGCAAATTGAAGCGGAATTTTGTCAGCCCACGGTGCCGGCTTTCACTAACCTAATCGTGCCGGAGGACAGTGAAATTTGGCAGCAATTATTTGAACAGCATCAACCCCTGGCCCTCTACGATATCCAATTTCAGGGGGAAGACCTGGCCGGACTTTGGGTTTTTCCCACCCTCTACCAAGACCAGCCCAATGGTTATCTTTGTCTACAACAGCTAGGCCCAGCCCCTGGCCCCTGGCATTCAGAAACGGAAGCTCTGCTACAGGAATTGGCCGAACAAACCGGCACGGCGATCGCCCATGCCATTCTCTACCAGGAATTAAAACAAGCTACCAAAGCAGCGGAGGAAGCATCCCGGCTCAAAAGTGAATTTCTGGCCAGTACCACCCACGAACTCCGTACTCCTTTAAATGGCATTATTGGTTTTCTGCGGCTGATTTTAGATGATATGGCTGATTCAGAAGCGGAAAAACATGAATTCATCGAAGAAGCTTACCAATCTGCCCTACTACTACTAAATTTAATCAACGACATTCTCGACCTGGCCAAAATCGAAGCGGGCCGGGTGGGCATTGAGTTGGAAGTGGTGGACTTTAGCGAAGTGCTCCAGGCGACGGAAAATTTTGCCCTGCCCCAAGCCCAAAATAAAGGCCTCAGCTTTAGCCTCACTGCTCCCAGCCAAGGGCCCCTGTTGGTCTATGGCAATCAACGCTGGCTCCTGCAAGTAATGCTCAACATTGTTGGCAACGCCCTCAAATTTACCCACGAAGGGGGCATTACCGTCACCGTGGAAGTGGTTCCCCGCACCATCCTTTGGGAAGGCATCGAAAAACCGGGACTGCTGAAAGTGAGCGTGGGGGACACGGGCATTGGGGTTTCCCTGGAGCAACAGTCGAAGTTATTTAAAAAATTTGTGCAAATTGACGGTTCCCATTCCAAAGCCTATGGAGGCACTGGGTTAGGGCTGGTAATTTCCCAAAAGTTGGTGGAAAACATGGGGGGTAAAGTGGCTTTTTTCAGTATGGGAGAAGGACTGGGTTCCACCGTTACCTTTACCATTTTGCTGGAGCAGTTGCCCTAA
- a CDS encoding PIN/TRAM domain-containing protein, translating into MLDAVIILLSIFTFAGVGFAVVDLLPSSVQTQISNMDALRWLAAGFMSIIGLAIGLVAQTTYRRLENQIRQTPIETILTRAVGLVIGLLIANLMLAPIFLLPIPTQFSFLKPTLAVFGSIIFAFLGISLADTHGRTFMRLINPNSIETMLLAEGTLKPIAPKIVDTSCIIDGRIEPLLATGFIEGQVLVPQFVLAELQQLADASNDQKRVRGRRGLDILGSIQAEFPDSIVIHSADYDDIATVDAKLVHLAQEINGILLTNDYNLSKVANLQKVQILNVNDLAQAVRPIYLPGDSLELKIVKQGKEASQGVGYLEDGTMVVVEEGRNYVGSELQVIVTSALQTSAGRMIFAKTPSVLAS; encoded by the coding sequence ATGTTAGACGCCGTTATCATTCTCCTCTCCATTTTTACCTTTGCAGGGGTCGGCTTCGCCGTGGTGGATCTGTTACCTAGTTCGGTACAAACCCAAATCTCCAACATGGATGCTCTCCGCTGGCTGGCAGCGGGTTTTATGTCCATTATCGGCCTGGCGATCGGCTTAGTAGCCCAAACCACCTACCGCAGACTGGAAAATCAAATTCGCCAAACCCCCATTGAAACCATTCTCACCAGGGCGGTGGGCCTAGTAATTGGTCTGCTGATTGCGAACCTAATGTTGGCCCCTATTTTTCTTTTACCCATTCCAACACAATTTTCCTTTCTAAAACCGACTCTAGCTGTATTTGGCAGTATTATTTTTGCCTTTCTTGGCATCAGTTTGGCGGACACCCACGGCCGCACTTTTATGCGCTTAATTAATCCCAATAGCATTGAAACCATGTTATTGGCCGAGGGCACCCTCAAACCCATCGCCCCTAAAATTGTTGACACCAGTTGCATTATCGATGGCCGCATTGAACCTTTATTAGCCACAGGATTCATTGAAGGTCAGGTGTTGGTACCCCAGTTTGTTCTGGCGGAATTGCAACAATTGGCCGATGCCAGCAATGACCAAAAACGGGTGCGGGGCCGGCGGGGATTGGATATTCTCGGCAGTATCCAAGCGGAGTTTCCCGACAGCATTGTCATTCATTCCGCCGACTATGACGATATTGCCACAGTGGACGCTAAGTTGGTGCATTTAGCCCAGGAAATTAATGGTATTTTACTCACCAACGATTACAATCTCAGCAAAGTGGCGAATCTGCAAAAGGTACAGATTCTCAACGTGAACGATTTGGCCCAGGCGGTGCGCCCCATTTACCTACCTGGTGATTCCCTGGAGTTGAAAATTGTCAAACAGGGCAAAGAAGCTTCCCAGGGGGTGGGCTACCTAGAAGACGGCACCATGGTGGTGGTGGAAGAAGGACGGAACTATGTGGGGTCAGAATTGCAGGTGATTGTCACGTCTGCTCTGCAAACCTCCGCCGGTAGGATGATTTTTGCTAAAACCCCTTCAGTGTTGGCTTCTTGA
- a CDS encoding DUF3352 domain-containing protein: MKPRYFFVLLTAVVVFLLAIAGWGTALMLGNSPLNLAQGGVSRGPMAPGLIPGQSPIMVSLLVNPDRLEAFTQLAVNPGRRGRSHRELAELEQSLLAKTGLDYRREVKPWLGEEVSLAVTDLDYDHDGSNGAQPGYLLIVHSQDPELSREFLQLSYATAAIAGDTDLVLDRYQGVKITYKRPVNPVPNGDLLASAVVGDYVLFANHPQVLRQALNSLQAPSLSLAQTETYQTALASLTAPKLGLVYANFPALAAWLGQRPALDKNSDQTAIEQTLTVALSLQAQGLVAHTALTGLSTNNPGEKAENVTAIKTNLVNLPPTSSLVINGQNLAQQWQQLADGLAPHSPLQQALSKLVGDWQQTIGLDLTTDIFPWVQGDYQLIFLPKVNPSQSDWVFAAQDLDATATDVALEYLDQLAIAAGYQLSALELQGQKVIAWTSLQTLAKENITSLQTQVRGIHCRVGDRVILASSLEALSQVLDKTGPSLAEQTEFQQALSTLPGNSYVYLDWQRGEQFFSQQLPILRVLELSLKPLFKNLRSLTINQDPTSTSISNSTIYLNLGVD, translated from the coding sequence GTGAAACCCCGTTATTTTTTTGTTCTACTGACCGCCGTTGTCGTTTTTCTTTTGGCCATAGCGGGTTGGGGCACTGCCCTAATGCTAGGCAATAGTCCTTTGAACTTGGCCCAGGGGGGGGTGAGCCGTGGCCCCATGGCCCCAGGGTTAATTCCTGGGCAATCACCCATTATGGTGTCTTTGCTGGTTAATCCCGATCGCCTGGAGGCGTTTACCCAGTTGGCAGTTAATCCTGGACGGCGGGGGCGTTCCCATCGGGAATTGGCGGAGTTGGAGCAGAGTTTACTAGCTAAAACGGGGTTGGACTATCGCCGGGAGGTCAAACCCTGGTTGGGGGAGGAAGTTAGTCTGGCGGTGACGGATTTGGATTATGACCATGATGGGAGCAATGGAGCTCAACCGGGTTATTTACTAATAGTCCATAGTCAGGACCCGGAATTAAGCCGGGAATTTCTGCAACTCTCCTACGCCACAGCGGCGATCGCCGGAGATACGGATTTGGTTCTTGACCGTTACCAAGGGGTAAAAATTACCTATAAACGCCCCGTTAACCCGGTGCCCAACGGCGATTTGCTTGCCAGTGCGGTGGTGGGGGATTATGTCCTCTTTGCGAACCATCCCCAGGTATTGCGCCAGGCGTTAAACAGTTTGCAGGCCCCTTCCCTCAGTTTGGCCCAAACGGAAACTTACCAAACAGCCCTAGCTAGCTTGACAGCTCCCAAGCTGGGACTGGTTTATGCCAATTTTCCCGCCCTTGCCGCTTGGCTTGGCCAACGACCTGCCCTAGACAAGAACTCCGACCAAACGGCGATCGAGCAGACGTTAACGGTGGCTTTATCGCTCCAAGCCCAGGGATTAGTGGCCCATACGGCCCTGACGGGGTTATCCACCAATAACCCGGGGGAAAAAGCGGAAAATGTAACTGCCATTAAAACCAATTTAGTTAACCTACCCCCCACTAGTAGCTTGGTGATTAATGGTCAAAACCTGGCCCAACAATGGCAACAATTGGCCGATGGTTTAGCTCCCCATAGTCCTCTACAACAAGCCCTAAGCAAGTTAGTAGGTGACTGGCAACAAACCATAGGTTTAGATTTAACCACGGATATTTTTCCTTGGGTGCAGGGGGATTATCAATTAATCTTTTTGCCCAAAGTTAATCCGAGTCAAAGTGATTGGGTATTTGCTGCCCAAGATCTGGATGCTACCGCCACCGATGTAGCTTTGGAATATCTGGATCAATTGGCGATCGCCGCTGGTTACCAATTATCAGCTCTAGAATTACAGGGACAAAAAGTTATCGCTTGGACTAGCTTACAAACCCTAGCAAAGGAAAATATTACTAGTTTGCAGACCCAGGTACGGGGCATTCACTGCCGCGTGGGGGATAGGGTGATTCTAGCCAGTTCCCTCGAAGCTCTATCCCAAGTGTTGGATAAAACTGGCCCTTCCTTGGCGGAGCAAACAGAATTTCAACAAGCATTATCTACCCTACCCGGTAACAGTTATGTTTACCTTGACTGGCAAAGGGGAGAACAATTTTTTAGCCAGCAATTGCCCATACTCAGGGTCTTAGAACTATCCCTCAAACCTTTGTTTAAAAATTTACGTTCTTTGACCATTAATCAGGATCCTACTTCCACTTCCATCAGCAACAGCACCATTTATTTAAACTTGGGAGTTGATTAG
- a CDS encoding DUF2231 domain-containing protein codes for MNPSLIDQLKEIGLQLGTNGLPYRFPLHPNLVHFSLGLFIIALVFDFAGVFFPLERPILKGFAIPAQRQNFFDVGWYNAVAGACISFFTVAAGFFEILLAQPPTDQVSDWGIGAGTTMLLHGVGGILLLVMMVGTTIWRGYQRFVWRTNCRNEVSWAYLGFALFLMAYMAIHGTLGAQLGAEFGVHNTAAHILRMGQNPNVVLSEGGIDL; via the coding sequence ATGAACCCTTCTCTGATTGACCAACTTAAAGAAATTGGCCTCCAGCTAGGCACCAACGGCCTACCCTACCGTTTTCCCCTACACCCTAATTTGGTGCATTTTAGTTTGGGATTATTTATCATTGCCCTGGTTTTTGATTTTGCGGGCGTATTTTTCCCCTTGGAACGGCCAATTCTTAAAGGTTTTGCTATCCCAGCCCAACGGCAAAATTTCTTTGATGTGGGTTGGTACAATGCCGTAGCCGGTGCCTGCATTAGTTTTTTTACAGTGGCGGCGGGTTTTTTTGAAATCCTTTTGGCCCAACCCCCCACCGATCAGGTCAGTGATTGGGGCATTGGTGCCGGCACCACCATGTTACTCCACGGCGTAGGGGGAATTTTACTCTTGGTCATGATGGTGGGCACAACTATTTGGCGGGGCTATCAACGCTTTGTTTGGCGCACCAACTGTCGCAATGAAGTTAGCTGGGCTTATCTTGGTTTTGCGTTGTTTTTAATGGCCTATATGGCTATCCATGGCACCTTGGGAGCTCAACTGGGGGCAGAATTTGGCGTACACAATACGGCGGCCCACATTCTTCGTATGGGGCAAAATCCCAACGTGGTACTTAGTGAAGGAGGTATAGATCTTTGA
- a CDS encoding DUF2231 domain-containing protein, producing MFSLNDQNLPYPDTLHPIIVHFVIGMVFFAYISELVGYLQKKPRFFEVAWWNWLTAAIAIFFAVIFGEFEAALAMPYPAAQPALDWHTVNGWSLSAILAGLTAWRGVLRVRNPLKTSLPFLMLATVFMILVCIQIFLGSLVDWVYGLHTLPVVQATKEGIIP from the coding sequence ATGTTCAGCCTCAACGACCAAAATTTACCCTATCCCGATACCCTACACCCCATCATTGTCCACTTTGTTATTGGCATGGTTTTCTTTGCTTACATTAGTGAACTTGTCGGTTATCTACAAAAAAAGCCCCGCTTCTTTGAAGTAGCTTGGTGGAATTGGCTCACAGCGGCGATCGCCATTTTTTTTGCCGTAATTTTTGGCGAATTTGAAGCGGCCCTGGCCATGCCCTACCCAGCAGCTCAACCGGCATTGGATTGGCATACGGTCAACGGGTGGTCTTTATCGGCCATTTTGGCGGGGCTAACGGCCTGGAGAGGAGTGTTGAGGGTGCGTAACCCGCTGAAAACCAGTCTCCCTTTCCTGATGTTAGCCACCGTATTTATGATCTTAGTCTGCATTCAAATTTTTCTCGGTTCCCTGGTGGACTGGGTATATGGTCTCCATACCCTACCTGTGGTTCAAGCCACCAAAGAAGGCATTATTCCCTAA
- a CDS encoding DevA family ABC transporter ATP-binding protein: protein MAMIISSPSSDPITTAPAEPVVAMENLSHFYGNGNLRKQILFDINLRLEEGEVVILKGPSGSGKTTLLTLMGGLRSAQSGSLRVFGQELNGAKKKQLVNIRRHIGYIFQAHNLLESLTARQNVQMAIELHPQYDDHRAKELSLAMLEAVGLVDHVNYHPHNLSGGQKQRVAIARALVSHPKMILADEPTAALDSKSGHDVVELMRQLAREQGSTILIVTHDNRILDVADRIIQLEDGQLCSSTVE from the coding sequence ATGGCAATGATCATTTCCTCCCCCTCCAGTGACCCAATAACAACGGCACCAGCGGAGCCAGTGGTGGCCATGGAGAATCTCAGTCATTTTTACGGCAATGGTAATCTTCGCAAACAAATTTTATTTGACATTAACCTCCGCTTGGAGGAAGGGGAAGTGGTGATTCTTAAGGGTCCTTCGGGATCGGGGAAAACGACGCTGTTGACCTTGATGGGGGGTTTGCGTTCTGCCCAGAGTGGCAGCTTAAGGGTATTTGGTCAGGAGTTGAACGGTGCGAAAAAAAAACAGCTGGTCAATATCCGCCGTCACATCGGTTATATTTTCCAAGCCCATAATTTACTTGAATCTCTCACTGCCCGCCAGAATGTGCAGATGGCGATCGAACTTCATCCCCAATACGATGACCATCGGGCCAAGGAATTATCCCTGGCAATGCTGGAGGCAGTGGGTTTAGTGGACCATGTCAACTATCATCCCCATAATCTTTCCGGTGGACAAAAACAGAGGGTGGCGATCGCCAGGGCTTTGGTTTCCCATCCCAAAATGATTTTGGCCGATGAACCGACAGCGGCGTTGGACAGTAAATCGGGCCATGATGTGGTGGAATTAATGCGACAATTGGCTCGGGAACAGGGATCAACTATTTTGATCGTCACCCACGATAACCGTATTTTGGATGTGGCGGACCGAATCATTCAACTAGAAGATGGACAACTTTGCTCTAGCACGGTGGAGTAA
- a CDS encoding response regulator, whose product MTQELYQLLLIEDESATVKMILDFLESSAVSPLAERLLVQVTAVSDLDEAVKVCQKQEFEIILLDLFLADIEGIDALVQARKIFPEQSIIAYSQSEDEQLVIQSFQHGADGYLRLKNLDSYLLYYELLSVLQRKIYQSKSESQRSLASQQKEYLDLETLISSTTSVTARMFGSDTIKDSFPELFEELKQTYGNLLDLALEQRAFKVEHDLSSRLRNLADRLGFMKASPRDIIQIHTTTLREKNRDTNIVKSQAYVAEGRLMVLELMGYLASFYRKYYVSLNNLSISSRLPPKDSS is encoded by the coding sequence ATGACCCAAGAGCTCTACCAACTTTTACTTATCGAAGACGAGTCGGCAACAGTGAAAATGATTCTTGACTTTCTTGAGTCGTCGGCCGTGTCTCCTTTAGCCGAGCGTTTGCTGGTACAAGTCACTGCGGTATCGGATTTGGATGAAGCGGTAAAAGTTTGCCAAAAACAAGAATTTGAAATCATTCTACTAGATTTATTCCTGGCTGACATTGAGGGGATTGATGCTTTAGTTCAAGCTCGTAAAATTTTTCCTGAACAGTCAATTATTGCCTATAGCCAGAGTGAAGATGAACAATTGGTCATCCAATCTTTTCAACATGGTGCCGATGGTTATCTGCGGTTAAAAAATCTAGATTCCTACCTACTTTATTACGAACTATTATCAGTTTTACAAAGAAAAATATATCAAAGTAAAAGTGAAAGCCAACGCAGTTTAGCCAGTCAGCAAAAAGAATACCTTGACCTAGAAACTTTAATTAGTTCCACCACCAGTGTCACAGCCCGGATGTTTGGTTCCGACACCATCAAGGATTCTTTCCCAGAATTGTTCGAGGAATTAAAACAAACCTATGGCAACTTGCTAGATTTGGCTTTGGAACAACGGGCTTTTAAGGTAGAACACGATTTATCTAGTCGATTGAGAAATCTAGCCGATCGCCTGGGTTTTATGAAAGCTAGTCCCCGGGATATCATTCAAATTCATACCACTACCCTACGGGAAAAAAACCGTGATACTAACATAGTCAAATCCCAAGCCTACGTTGCCGAAGGAAGACTGATGGTATTAGAATTGATGGGCTATTTGGCTAGTTTCTACCGTAAATATTATGTTAGCCTAAACAATCTAAGTATTTCTTCACGATTACCGCCCAAGGATAGTTCCTAA
- a CDS encoding circadian clock KaiB family protein, whose product MNKIVLRLYITGNSVRSQQAIANIYRICQEDLGEQYRVEIIDVLEQPQRAEEEKIMVTPTLIKHLPPPLQRIIGDMSNTEKVLLGLDILPEG is encoded by the coding sequence ATGAATAAGATTGTATTGAGACTTTATATCACAGGGAATTCTGTCCGTTCTCAACAGGCGATCGCCAACATTTACCGCATTTGTCAGGAAGATTTGGGAGAGCAGTATCGGGTTGAAATTATTGATGTTTTGGAGCAACCCCAACGGGCGGAGGAAGAGAAAATTATGGTTACTCCTACCCTGATCAAACACTTACCTCCTCCCTTACAAAGGATTATTGGTGACATGTCCAATACGGAGAAAGTTTTACTGGGGTTGGACATTTTACCTGAAGGTTAA
- a CDS encoding bifunctional 2-polyprenyl-6-hydroxyphenol methylase/3-demethylubiquinol 3-O-methyltransferase UbiG, whose translation MLSNSDQHRAVQALYNTYPFPPEPLLQEPPPGYNWRWHWAAAHSFCLGRRPFNQKIRILDAGCGTGVGTEYLVHLNPEAEVHAVDISEGALAVAQERLQKSGVGCGRVHFHHLSLENLASLPGQFDYINSVGVLHHLPDPVAGIQAVAEKLAPGGLFHIFVYAEIGRWEIQLMQQAIAILQGEKRGDYRDGVAVGREIFASLPDHNRLVKREKERWSLENHRDESFADMYVHPQETDYNIHTLFELTDAAGLEFLGFSNPDYWQLDRLLGKAPDLIERAKNLGERERYRLIELLDPEITHYEFFLAKPPITISDWSDDKTLLNAKPNLHPCMTGWPSRSLFDYNYQPLELTEEEFKLLQAVETQTEIQANVEKILADLGDRAIDLGLVRSLQTRQLLTLGN comes from the coding sequence ATGTTGTCCAACTCTGACCAACACCGAGCCGTCCAAGCCCTCTACAACACCTACCCCTTTCCCCCAGAACCCCTGTTACAGGAACCTCCACCGGGTTACAACTGGCGCTGGCACTGGGCTGCGGCCCATAGTTTTTGTCTGGGAAGGCGACCTTTTAATCAAAAGATTCGTATTTTGGATGCGGGCTGTGGCACCGGAGTGGGAACGGAATATTTAGTTCACCTCAACCCAGAAGCCGAGGTTCATGCCGTAGATATTAGTGAAGGGGCTTTAGCTGTGGCCCAGGAACGGTTGCAAAAGTCCGGTGTGGGCTGTGGGCGGGTGCATTTCCACCATTTATCCCTAGAAAACCTTGCCAGTTTGCCGGGGCAATTTGACTACATCAATTCCGTTGGCGTACTACACCATCTGCCTGACCCCGTTGCCGGTATTCAAGCGGTGGCGGAAAAATTAGCCCCTGGTGGTTTGTTTCATATTTTTGTTTACGCGGAAATTGGCCGTTGGGAAATTCAACTGATGCAACAGGCGATCGCCATTCTTCAGGGGGAAAAACGGGGCGATTATCGAGATGGAGTGGCGGTGGGCCGGGAAATTTTTGCCAGTCTGCCAGACCACAACCGCCTAGTAAAACGAGAAAAAGAACGGTGGTCTTTGGAAAATCATCGGGATGAATCCTTTGCGGATATGTATGTCCATCCCCAGGAAACTGATTATAATATCCACACTTTATTTGAACTAACTGACGCCGCTGGGCTAGAATTTTTGGGCTTTTCCAATCCCGATTATTGGCAACTTGATCGCCTCCTGGGTAAAGCACCGGATTTAATCGAACGGGCAAAAAATCTAGGGGAGCGGGAGCGGTATCGCTTGATCGAATTATTAGATCCAGAAATCACCCACTACGAATTTTTCCTCGCCAAACCTCCCATTACAATCAGTGATTGGTCGGACGATAAAACCCTACTCAACGCCAAACCCAATCTCCATCCTTGTATGACTGGTTGGCCCAGCCGCAGTTTATTTGACTATAACTATCAGCCGTTAGAGTTAACCGAAGAGGAATTTAAATTGCTCCAAGCAGTGGAAACCCAGACAGAAATTCAAGCAAACGTGGAAAAAATTCTGGCTGACCTAGGCGATCGGGCAATCGACTTAGGATTGGTGCGGAGCTTACAAACTAGGCAACTACTGACCCTCGGAAATTGA
- a CDS encoding nucleotide exchange factor GrpE produces the protein MNNQQNLLQITPDYRDKVLADLQSLLKEKRLLAQLLKEEEKSNRSASEALFLEFLELFDMLESLLLYLEENPEPNPRFIKRLPKSLGTIQSKLLTILERREVNLIEFGGDKPDFNFCQVVDTEVREDLEEKTITKVVRKGFKIGDSTLRPIEVITSKKLSQ, from the coding sequence ATGAACAATCAACAAAATTTGCTTCAAATAACCCCTGATTATCGAGATAAAGTTCTTGCAGATTTACAAAGCTTACTCAAGGAAAAAAGATTGTTAGCCCAGCTACTAAAAGAAGAAGAAAAATCCAATCGTTCTGCTAGTGAAGCCCTATTTTTAGAATTTCTAGAATTATTCGATATGCTAGAATCTCTATTGCTTTATCTCGAAGAAAATCCAGAACCTAATCCTCGATTTATTAAACGTCTACCCAAATCTCTGGGAACAATCCAAAGTAAATTATTGACTATATTAGAACGTCGAGAAGTCAATCTCATAGAATTTGGTGGTGATAAGCCAGACTTCAATTTTTGCCAAGTTGTTGACACTGAAGTAAGGGAAGACTTAGAAGAAAAAACTATTACCAAAGTTGTGCGTAAGGGCTTCAAAATTGGCGACAGTACTTTGAGACCAATTGAAGTAATCACTTCAAAAAAATTATCTCAATAG